In one Rutidosis leptorrhynchoides isolate AG116_Rl617_1_P2 chromosome 8, CSIRO_AGI_Rlap_v1, whole genome shotgun sequence genomic region, the following are encoded:
- the LOC139863828 gene encoding uncharacterized protein codes for MIPDLQKDMEHHDAFEMLKQLKEMFQQQAWKQHFETVRALHACKMAEGTSVSSYVLKMKSYIHQLERLGSSIGPELAIDLILNSLPKSYDQFVLNYNMNNWEKSISELHLMLKTSEVLMIREGKIKKP; via the coding sequence ATGATTCCAGACTTGCAAAAGGACATGGAACATCATGATGCCTTTGAGATGCTTAAGCAGCTAAAGgaaatgttccaacaacaagctTGGAAACAACACTTTGAAACTGTCAGAGCGTTACACGCATGCAAGATGGCAGAGGGGACATCTGTAAGCTCTTATGTTCTGAAAATGAAGAGCTACATACATCAACTTGAGAGGCTTGGATCTTCCATTGGTCCTGAGTTGGCAATAGACTTGATCCTCAACTCACTACCAAAGTCATATGATCAGTTCGTCTTGAACTACAATATGAACAATTGGGAGAAATCTATCTCAGAGTTGCATTTAATGCTTAAGACCTCTGAAGTCCTCATGATTCGGGAAGGAAAAATCAAGAAGCCATAA